One window of Amaranthus tricolor cultivar Red isolate AtriRed21 chromosome 13, ASM2621246v1, whole genome shotgun sequence genomic DNA carries:
- the LOC130797777 gene encoding AIG2-like protein D, protein MAMSAGAAGFSQGNHNVFVYGSLLSDEVVHVLLNRVPASSPAILPHYQRFSIKGCVYPAILPFENSKVLGRVLTGVTNLELDILDDFEDDEYVRDSVEVTLVDDSEKMQAYTYVWDNKDDPYLCGDWDFEKWRAAHMNDFIEMTKEYVEELEQPESKSRVETYNSFYRSSDDKSTSA, encoded by the exons ATGGCGATGAGTGCTGGTGCCGCTGGGTTTTCACAAGGAAACCATAACGTATTCGTTTATGGCAGTCTTTTATCTGATGAAGTCGTTCATGTTTTACTCAATCGAGTTCCTGCTTCGTCTCCTGCTATCCTTCCTCACTA CCAAAGATTTAGCATTAAAGGTTGTGTTTACCCTGCAATTCTGCCTTTTGAGAACAGCAAAGTGCTCGGGCgg GTTTTGACAGGAGTCACTAATCTTGAGTTGGATATACTGGATGATTTTGAAGATGATGAGTATGTGAGAGATTCAGTAGAAGTCACTCTTGTG GATGACTCGGAGAAAATGCAGGCATATACTTATGTGTGGGATAATAAGGATGATCCATACTTGTGTGGAGATTGGGATTTTGAG AAATGGAGAGCTGCTCATATGAATGACTTTATTGAGATGACTAAAGAATACGTGGAAGAACTCGAGCAACCTGAATCCAAGTCAAGGGTGGAGACGTATAATTCCTTTTACCGATCCAGCGACGACAAGTCAACCAGTGCCTGA
- the LOC130798807 gene encoding GDSL esterase/lipase At1g33811-like: MSILRATHMKGFSTIFITILLLLLLLSFSFSIKEEASNVQEVPCFFIFGDSLVDNGNNNLLDTFVKSNYLPYGIDFPFGPTGRFNNGRTVVDVLAELLGFTNFIPPFSIASFNDSIKGVNFASGAAGIRDDSGRFLGVNIPMNGQINNFAIVVDRMREYFGGNWKNFQNHISKCIVYSGMGNNDYLNNLLVPQWLNSSSSTQFSPQQYTDILIQQYSRQLKVLYRLGIRKVIVTAIGQIGCIPIMKYMNGSHYYCNENLNYYAKIFNSALRGLVDKFNYGHLPGAKFVYLDLFQGGVELIENKSLYGLEVVDKGCCGEGTYLWKLTCFPWQTPCADRQKYFYWDGYHPTEVVHAIIANKAYTSNLYSYPINIKDLAML; the protein is encoded by the exons ATGAGTATATTAAGGGCTACTCACATGAAAGGTTTTTCAACTATTTTCATcactatattattattattattattattatcattttcattttcaataaaAGAAGAAGCTTCAAATGTACAAGAAGTGCCATGTTTTTTCATATTTGGAGATTCACTTGTtgataatggtaataataatttattagataccTTCGTTAAATCTAATTACTTGCCCTACGGTATTGACTTTCCTTTTGGACCCACCGGACGATTTAACAATGGTCGAACTGTTGTTGATGTTTTGG CTGAATTACTAGGATTTACAAATTTTATTCCACCATTTTCAATTGCAAGTTTTAATGATTCAATAAAGGGTGTCAACTTTGCATCTGGAGCTGCTGGCATTAGAGATGATTCTGGCAGGTTTTTG GGAGTAAATATTCCAATGAATGGACAAATAAACAACTTTGCAATAGTAGTTGATAGAATGAGGGAGTATTTTGGTGGGAATTGGAAGAatttccaaaatcatattagcaAATGTATTGTTTATTCTGGAATGGGAAACAATGACTACCTCAACAACCTTTTGGTTCCTCAGTGGCTcaattcttcttcttcaacccaATTTTCTCCTCAACAGTATACTGACATACTCATCCAACAATATTCACGTCAACTTAAg gTTTTGTATAGGCTTGGAATTAGAAAGGTGATTGTTACTGCAATTGGACAAATTGGATGCATACCTATCATGAAATATATGAATGGGTCCCACTATTATTGTAATGAGAATCTTAACTATTATGCGAAGATATTTAATTCAGCCTTACGAGGCcttgttgataaatttaattatgGTCACCTGCCTGGAGCCAAGTTTGTGTACTTGGATCTTTTTCAAGGGGGCGTAGAATTAATCGAGAATAAATCATTATACG GTTTAGAGGTAGTAGATAAAGGATGTTGTGGAGAGGGGACATACCTTTGGAAGTTGACATGCTTTCCATGGCAAACTCCTTGTGCAGATCGGCAAAAGTACTTCTATTGGGATGGATATCACCCAACTGAAGTGGTTCATGCAATAATTGCCAATAAAGCATACACCTCCAATTTGTATTCTTACCCAATTAACATAAAGGATTTAGCAATGCTCTAA